The genomic region ACCACGTGTTTCGTCAGACAGAATTGGCTTATCTAAAAGATCAGTCAATACCTTTTTCTCAATACGCTCTAAGCGCATGCGCTTCCACACCACTATCGCCATGTCGCGCACCAACTGACTGCCGACAATATCTTGTGGTACAAAGTCATCGATAAAGCGCTGATGATGTGCTTCAAATTCTGCCAGACTTTCATTGGGCAGCGCAATGTCACGCGCATACACGCCACTCTTTAATGCGTTTCGTGAAACGCGATTTTTACCTGCTTCGGTCTTAGGACCAGTTGATTTGTTGATTGCCATACACCCACCTAATATGAATGCTGAACGCAGTCATACCCTTACCTAGTTTTTTTGAATAGCGTTATTGATGCCCCCCAAATAAAGCGAACCAACGTAGTAAAGCAACGCATTAGAACACCTAAGGCAACCAGATTGCTCTGGTTGCCAGCCCACTTACTTCTTGGGCTTTACTTGCTTTAAAACAGTCTGTTTATAAGTCGTGCCAGGGTTCTTTTGCACAGTCTTTTGACTGACAAACTGACCAGTTACCGCACTTTTATTAACAGTTGTTGTCACTTTTTTGGTAGCCATGATGCGTTCCTTCAAAAGGGTTTTTCTTTACAAGACCCTTTACCAAATACTTTTTGGTTTAGACTAGGCAGACCTTGTTAAGCTTGCTTAAATCCAGGGGGCGGTGTTAGTGACAGCTAACGCCGCTTTTTTCTTGCGCCTCCAGGCCTAAATCCAACGAAAAACACTACATTTAGTGAATTAGTTACCTGTTAACACTAATTGTAGGAAATTAAACTAAAGTTGGTAAGCTTTATTTATGAAATTTGTAATTTTTTATAAATAAAAGCTAAATTGGCTATTTGTTGAGCCGAACGCCTGGCCGGTCTTCAGGAGTGCCGATGAACTCGATGCCGGCTTGCTCAAAGGCTGCCTTTATAGCCTCTAAGGTTTTAAAATTGCTGGAGGGCACACCATCAAATGACTCCAAACGCATCATTGAGGCAAAGCTAAGTCCTGAAGATTTGGCTAAATCTTTCCTAGACCAATCCAACATTCCTCTTGCAGCGCGAATTTGTGCACTTGTAATCATTAAAAGTTTAGTTTAAAATTAATCAAAATGACTAATTTAATAATTTATTTGACTAATTTAATAACCGAATAATTCAATAAAATGCTTAATAAACAAGATTTTGCACAATCCGAGCCCAAAAGTCCAGTCAAAAGAAGATTGGAGCTAGTTGTCCCCGCCAATCAATGCGCAGAAAAAAAAGTTGCGCCTTCCGATTCGGCTCGAGCATTCAAACTTCTTGAAGAAACTATCATCAAGATCGATGGCGCATATGCGCCTTCTACGATTCGAGCCTATCGCGCTGACTTTATTAATTTCATCAATTTTTGCCTGCGTAGATTCAAACACGAAGTGCAACACGGTTTAAGGACTGCATAAACACTTCATTCGGGGTTTTAAATCCCAACCTCTTGCGAGGACGATTATTCAGTTTAGTTTCAATCACTCTAAGCTCCTTGTCTGTCACAGTAGATAGCGGTCTCTTTTTAGGGATGTATTGACGCAGCAGACCATTGAAGTTTTCATTGGATCCGCGTTGCCAACTCGCAAACGGATCTGCAAAGTAGGTGGTTGATTGCAGCGATTCATCAATTCGGGCATGCTCGGCAAATTCTTTTCCGTTGTCAAAAGTCAGTGTTTTAACTAGTCGGCTTAAGGGATTCATTTTGGTAATGATGGCATTACTGACAAGCTCTGAGGTTTTATTGTTCACTTTGCTTATTAAGGCATAACCACTCTTGCGCTCGACTAAGGTCACGATGGCTTGCTTATGGGCAGCGCCAATGACGGTATCGCCTTCCCAGTGGCCGATTTGGGATCTGGCTTCAATGTGCTGGGGACGCTCGCTGATGGGCCTTCTACCGACGATCTGACCCCTCCGGTCACGGCCACTGGCATAGCGCTTTTTGCGTTTCTTTTGGCAGCGCAGCTGCTGATAAAGACTACCGCCAGCG from Polynucleobacter antarcticus harbors:
- a CDS encoding transcriptional regulator, producing the protein MITSAQIRAARGMLDWSRKDLAKSSGLSFASMMRLESFDGVPSSNFKTLEAIKAAFEQAGIEFIGTPEDRPGVRLNK